Proteins from a single region of Thunnus maccoyii chromosome 23, fThuMac1.1, whole genome shotgun sequence:
- the plxnc1 gene encoding plexin-C1 isoform X2, with protein sequence MRTHKMETKGVAEFVDGFQISSIIYLFSNVPQDAEGSKVRLIWLEGKTKKVETMRSLRGASLHISDSGDKDSRLLASSVVPGGLPVLWSGVFNVDGGQTNTELVMFDISPDLTLKTDEDPDFCNAVNCDNRNFKPKTLKPKKVLLRQNYMTSVLAVRHKSWMVFFVGTGDGQLIKLAVDNNYHTTCPRVLYRASDDRKVFPKIHLDKVDHKHVYVAFQNQMKRVPVSKCSTYKTLQECWSAQDPHCVWCGSNSCTFEDECPDSDWLSIPDDYQQKMVSYNVVKDGTEQITLNIQTHVTVGQNARSNFACQISTSSNEFCSRGGPPPQFPQCTCILSNSALPAEGLAVTVKIRLGTNQWSEQLKLMKCSDIRGPPTSVLCQQCIDVGCVWSQNGCSWATAGVKNYSVCQMVESGMNFSKPEISSITPSVVSFYGRNHAVLSGHNLSDVTRVRIQADMDCTPQESPVWNNTGVSLTFHIPSTDSKGVVKVCVLLPDGSCHGNSKITYRSLPACTAITPNSSWISGHRKIQVMGSLLEFVEGVIHSHAPQEVRLPQNRNSQILTYDIPAENTQGISTSTVSLKVANATVDCPTSITYYPDPEFTSFTSTQEGGTVRITIQKKADKLELSKAELSVCGIQEEKSHKCFVESKSKSNETDSFICVINSTLDPKFQKLEITYGDKTVPLTPVVTDSTSHMYMLMLIVLLLIPCIIVAVVIIYRSQQKKLTTKMNRRMEILEMDIRNDIRQGFVDLQTEKADLMENVGAIPFLDYKHFASRIFFPESEALLTSCIKDIGQDTVKVQLDECCQALSRLIQDQVFLTSMVHALEEQKTFTIKDKCALASLLTIALHSNLSYLTEVMEVLLKALMQQRSNAQPKLLLRRTESTVEKLLTNWMSICLYGFLRESVGQHLFLMVSALTQQIAKGPVDCVTEKALYTLSEDWLLWQAQAFSSLKLKVLFAVGSDGEVSEPLEVDALDCDTVEQVKEKILSTFKAKFGFPYNTSVRDVRIEFEKDQSFVPLEEVDASSEVIGEVTMLNTLKHYEVSDGATIKVLSKKTHPPLSPQGSLKDDENFSGKYFHLIDPDVDENHRKNQEKKKFKVKEVYLTKLLSTKVAVHSFVENLFRSIWGMPQGRAPHAVKYFFDFLDTQADNMKITDPDVMHIWRTNSLPLRFWVNILKNPQFVFDMEKAPHLDGCLSVIAQAFMDSFSLSETQLGKNAPTNKLLYAKDIPKYKQEVKAYYKQIRDQPPITGREFKIFLQEESKKHENEFNEPAALRELFKFIQRYFTEITEKLNQNGAPSELTEQLHHVKSLFDGLKSCSWS encoded by the exons ATGAGAACTCACAAAATGGA AACTAAAGGTGTCGCGGAGTTTGTGGACGGATTTCAGATCAGTTCAATCATCTATCTTTTCTCCAACGTGCCTCAAGACGCAGAAGGCAGCAAAGTTCGTCTCATTTGGCTCGAAGGTAAAACGAAGAAGGTCGAGACGATGAGGTCACTGCGGGGTGCATCTCTCCATATCTCTGATAGTGGAGATAAAGACAGCAGACTTCTGGCCTCCTCAGTGGTCCCGGGCGGGCTACCGGTACTCTGGAGCGGCGTGTTCAATGTGGACGGAGGACAAACCAACACCGAGCTGGTCATGTTTGACATCAGTCCGGATCTCACCCTGAAAACCGATGAGGATCCAGATTTCTGCAACGCTGTTAATTGTGACAACAGAAACTTTAAG cCAAAGACCCTGAAGCCAAAGAAGGTGCTCCTCAGACAGAACTACATGACCTCTGTGCTGGCAGTGAGACACAAGAGCTGGATGGTTTTCTTCGTTGGGACAGGAGATGGGCAGCTCATTAAG CTTGCTGTGGACAACAACTATCACACCACCTGTCCCAGGGTGCTCTACAGGGCCAGCGATGACCGCAAAGTGTTTCCCAAAATACATCTGGATAAAGTGGatcataaacatgtttatgtgGCATTTCAAAACCAG ATGAAGCGTGTACCTGTGTCAAAGTGCAGCACATACAAAACTCTGCAGGAATGTTGGTCTGCACAGGATCCACACTGTGTCTGGTGTGGCTCTAACAG TTGCACATTTGAAGATGAATGCCCAGATTCAGACTGGTTATCCATTCCTGATGATTACCAGCAGAAAATGGTTTCCTACAATGTTGTAAAGGACGGCACTGAGCAG ATCACACTAAACATCCAGACACACGTGACTGTGGGTCAGAACGCGAGGTCTAATTTCGCCTGTCAAATCTCTACAAGTTCCAATGAGTTTTGTAGCAGGGGAGGCCCTCCCCCACAGTTCCCACAATGCACCTGCATCCTCTCAAATAGTGCGCTTCCTGCTGAAG GCCTGGCTGTCACAGTAAAGATTAGACTTGGGACGAATCAGTGGTCGGAACAACTGAAGCTAATGAAGTGTTCTGACATCAGAGGACCACCTACCTCTGTCTT GTGTCAGCAGTGTATCGATGTCGGATGTGTCTGGAGCCAAAATGGCTGTTCCTGGGCAACTGCAGGAGTAAAGAAT TACAGTGTTTGCCAAATGGTGGAGTCAGGAATGAACTTTTCT AAGCCAGAGATCTCCTCCATCACTCCCAGTGTTGTGTCTTTCTACGGCAGAAACCACGCAGTGTTGTCAGGTCATAACCTCAGTGACGTGACCAGAGTGAGGATCCAGGCAGACATGGACTGCACTCCACAAGA ATCTCCTGTATGGAACAACACAGGTGTGAGTCTGACGTTCCACATTCCCAGTACTGATAGTAAAGGCGTGGTCAAAGTATGTGTTCTCCTCCCAGATGGCAGTTGCCATGGCAACTCTAAAATCACCTACAGGTCATTACCAGCCTGCACTGCCATTACACCAAACAGCAGCTGGATCAG TGGACATAGGAAGATCCAAGTCATGGGATCCCTGCTAGAGTTTGTGGAAGGGGTCATACACAGCCACGCCCCGCAGGAAGTCAGGCTTCCTCAAAACAGAAACTCTCAG attCTAACTTATGACATACCTGCTGAAAATACTCAGGGGATTTCTACCAGCACTGTGTCTCTGAAAGTTGCCAATGCAACCGTGGACTGCCCCACAAGCATCACCTACTATCCAGACCCCGAGTTTACTAGCTTCACATCAACGCAAGAAGGGGGAACCGTCCGCATCACCATACAG AAAAAGGCAGACAAACTGGAGCTGAGCAAAGCAGAGTTGTCAGTATGCGGCATCCAGGAGGAAAAATCTCACAAATGCTTTGTGGAATCCAAAAGCAAAAGTAACGAGACTGACTCCTTCATCTGTGTTATTAATAGCACATTAGACCCCAAGTTTCAGAAGTTGGAG attacaTATGGAGACAAAACAGTACCACTGACTCCAGTAGTGACTGACTCTACATCACATATGTACATGCTGATGTTGATTGTACTACTGCTGATACCCTGCATTATTGTTG CTGTGGTGATCATTTACCGAAGCCAGCAGAAGAAGCTAACTACTAAGATGAACAGGCGCATGGAAATCCTGGAGATGGACATCAGGAATGACATCAGACAAG GTTTTGTGGatctgcagacagagaaagctgacCTGATGGAAAACGTCGGGGCGATTCCTTTCCTTGACTACAAGCACTTTGCCTCCAGAATATTTTTTCCTGAG AGTGAAGCTTTGCTGACATCATGTATCAAAGACATTGGTCAG GACACTGTGAAGGTTCAGCTTGACGAGTGCTGCCAGGCTTTGTCCAGGCTGATCCAGGACCAGGTCTTCCTAACATCCATGGTGCACGCCCTGGAGGAGCAGAAGACTTTCACCATCAAAGACAA GTGTGCACTGGCATCTCTACTGACCATAGCTCTCCACAGCAACTTGTCGTACCTGACAGAGGTGATGGAGGTTCTGCTGAAGGCTCTGATGCAGCAGAGGAGCAATGCTCAGCCCAAATTGCTGCTGCGACGCACCGAGTCCACAGTGGAGAAGCTGCTGACCAACTGGATGTCCATCTGCCTCTACGGCTTCCTCCGG GAGAGTGTTGGCCAGCACCTGTTCCTGATGGTGAGCGCCCTCACGCAGCAGATTGCCAAAGGACCAGTGGACTGTGTGACAGAGAAGGCTCTGTACACACTCAGCGAGGACTGGCTGCTGTGGCAGGCTCAGGCCTTCAGCTccctg AAACTTAAGGTGCTATTTGCAGTGGGAAGCGACGGTGAAGTCAGCGAACCTCTGGAGGTCGACGCCCTCGACTGTGACACAGTAGAGCAGGTCAAAGAAAAAATCCTGTCTACCTTCAAAGCCAAGTTTGGTTTCCCTTACAACACCTCCGTCAGAGATGTTCGTATCG AGTTTGAGAAGGACCAATCGTTTGTTCCTCTTGAGGAAGTGGATGCTAGCTCAGAGGTTATCGGGGAGGTGACAATGCTCAACACACTCAAGCACTATGAG GTGTCTGACGGAGCCACGATCAAAGTGCTTTCTAAAAAGACTCATCCTCCTCTCAGCCCACAGGGGAGTCTGAAGG ATGATGAGAACTTCTCTGGAAAATACTTCCACTTG ATTGATCCTGATGTAGACGAGAACCACAGAAAGAaccaagagaagaagaagttcAAAGTGAAAGAAGTGTACCTCACCAAGCTGCTCTCCACAAAG gTGGCAGTGCATTCTTTTGTGGAGAACCTGTTCAGGTCTATCTGGGGGATGCCTCAAGGCAGAGCTCCGCATGCTGTCAAATACTTCTTCGACTTCCTGGACACTCAGGCAGACAACATGAAGATCACAGATCCAGATGTAATGCACATCTGGAGGACCAACAG TTTGCCTCTGCGCTTCTGGGTCAACATCCTGAAAAAccctcagtttgtttttgacATGGAGAAGGCTCCACATTTGGACGGCTGCCTGTCCGTCATCGCTCAGGCCTTCATGGACTCCTTCTCCCTCAGTGAGACCCAGCTGGGGAAG AACGCACCAACCAACAAGCTCCTGTATGCCAAAGACATTCCCAAGTACAAGCAGGAAGTGAAGGCTTACTACAAGCAGATCAGAGACCAGCCGCCAATCACCGGCAGAGAATTCAAGATCTTCCTGCAGGAGGAGTCAAAG aaacatgaaaatgaattcaATGAACCTGCAGCCCTCAGAGAACTCTTCAAATTCATACAGAGATACTTCACAGAG ATCACAGAGAAGTTGAACCAGAACGGCGCCCCCTCTGAGCTGACAGAGCAACTACATCATGTCAAAAGTTTGTTTGATGGACTGAAGAGCTGCTCCTGGAGCTGA
- the plxnc1 gene encoding plexin-C1 isoform X1: MILLSGLIFILLGKPGRCLEEDRDFIFDGDVRHFAVSTNTVYVATDEKLYQLNHDLTLVQSLTQRGTLKGGKGADNQRFYRVSERDEWNATFSVNVLLPFDDNGTLITCGVTDNGCGYCELLDLSDISKVLYSEHILVGPVKRSSASVTFLVDVKRSSPETYILSALQQNKSTTTSCTLRSEAVYLYNTNYKQTGGIFSFIADSSTPLFRTKGVAEFVDGFQISSIIYLFSNVPQDAEGSKVRLIWLEGKTKKVETMRSLRGASLHISDSGDKDSRLLASSVVPGGLPVLWSGVFNVDGGQTNTELVMFDISPDLTLKTDEDPDFCNAVNCDNRNFKPKTLKPKKVLLRQNYMTSVLAVRHKSWMVFFVGTGDGQLIKLAVDNNYHTTCPRVLYRASDDRKVFPKIHLDKVDHKHVYVAFQNQMKRVPVSKCSTYKTLQECWSAQDPHCVWCGSNSCTFEDECPDSDWLSIPDDYQQKMVSYNVVKDGTEQITLNIQTHVTVGQNARSNFACQISTSSNEFCSRGGPPPQFPQCTCILSNSALPAEGLAVTVKIRLGTNQWSEQLKLMKCSDIRGPPTSVLCQQCIDVGCVWSQNGCSWATAGVKNYSVCQMVESGMNFSKPEISSITPSVVSFYGRNHAVLSGHNLSDVTRVRIQADMDCTPQESPVWNNTGVSLTFHIPSTDSKGVVKVCVLLPDGSCHGNSKITYRSLPACTAITPNSSWISGHRKIQVMGSLLEFVEGVIHSHAPQEVRLPQNRNSQILTYDIPAENTQGISTSTVSLKVANATVDCPTSITYYPDPEFTSFTSTQEGGTVRITIQKKADKLELSKAELSVCGIQEEKSHKCFVESKSKSNETDSFICVINSTLDPKFQKLEITYGDKTVPLTPVVTDSTSHMYMLMLIVLLLIPCIIVAVVIIYRSQQKKLTTKMNRRMEILEMDIRNDIRQGFVDLQTEKADLMENVGAIPFLDYKHFASRIFFPESEALLTSCIKDIGQDTVKVQLDECCQALSRLIQDQVFLTSMVHALEEQKTFTIKDKCALASLLTIALHSNLSYLTEVMEVLLKALMQQRSNAQPKLLLRRTESTVEKLLTNWMSICLYGFLRESVGQHLFLMVSALTQQIAKGPVDCVTEKALYTLSEDWLLWQAQAFSSLKLKVLFAVGSDGEVSEPLEVDALDCDTVEQVKEKILSTFKAKFGFPYNTSVRDVRIEFEKDQSFVPLEEVDASSEVIGEVTMLNTLKHYEVSDGATIKVLSKKTHPPLSPQGSLKDDENFSGKYFHLIDPDVDENHRKNQEKKKFKVKEVYLTKLLSTKVAVHSFVENLFRSIWGMPQGRAPHAVKYFFDFLDTQADNMKITDPDVMHIWRTNSLPLRFWVNILKNPQFVFDMEKAPHLDGCLSVIAQAFMDSFSLSETQLGKNAPTNKLLYAKDIPKYKQEVKAYYKQIRDQPPITGREFKIFLQEESKKHENEFNEPAALRELFKFIQRYFTEITEKLNQNGAPSELTEQLHHVKSLFDGLKSCSWS, from the exons ATGATCCTGCTGTCTGGTCTGATTTTTATTCTCTTGGGAAAACCAGGTCGGTGCCTGGAGGAGGAtagagattttatttttgatggaGATGTCCGCCACTTCGCCGTGTCCACCAACACCGTTTACGTCGCCACTGACGAGAAGCTGTACCAGCTGAACCACGACCTGACTCTGGTCCAGAGTCTGACCCAGAGAGGAACCTTGAAGGGAGGTAAAGGGGCGGATAATCAGCGCTTTTACCGGGTTTCTGAGAGGGATGAGTGGAACGCAACTTTTAGTGTCAACGTATTATTGCCGTTTGATGACAATGGCACTCTGATCACCTGCGGTGTGACCGACAACGGATGCGGCTACTGCGAGCTGCTGGACCTGTCAGACATCTCTAAGGTGCTGTACAGTGAACACATCCTTGTGGGACCCGTGAAGCGCAGCAGCGCGTCCgtcacattcctggtggatgtGAAGAGATCAAGTCCTGAAACTTATATTCTGTCCGCCTTACAGCAAAACAAATCCACAACGACCAGCTGCACCCTTCGTTCAGAGGCAGTGTATCTTTATAATACAAATTACAAGCAGACAGGAGGCATATTTTCCTTTATTGCCGACTCCTCTACCCCTCTGTTCAGAACTAAAGGTGTCGCGGAGTTTGTGGACGGATTTCAGATCAGTTCAATCATCTATCTTTTCTCCAACGTGCCTCAAGACGCAGAAGGCAGCAAAGTTCGTCTCATTTGGCTCGAAGGTAAAACGAAGAAGGTCGAGACGATGAGGTCACTGCGGGGTGCATCTCTCCATATCTCTGATAGTGGAGATAAAGACAGCAGACTTCTGGCCTCCTCAGTGGTCCCGGGCGGGCTACCGGTACTCTGGAGCGGCGTGTTCAATGTGGACGGAGGACAAACCAACACCGAGCTGGTCATGTTTGACATCAGTCCGGATCTCACCCTGAAAACCGATGAGGATCCAGATTTCTGCAACGCTGTTAATTGTGACAACAGAAACTTTAAG cCAAAGACCCTGAAGCCAAAGAAGGTGCTCCTCAGACAGAACTACATGACCTCTGTGCTGGCAGTGAGACACAAGAGCTGGATGGTTTTCTTCGTTGGGACAGGAGATGGGCAGCTCATTAAG CTTGCTGTGGACAACAACTATCACACCACCTGTCCCAGGGTGCTCTACAGGGCCAGCGATGACCGCAAAGTGTTTCCCAAAATACATCTGGATAAAGTGGatcataaacatgtttatgtgGCATTTCAAAACCAG ATGAAGCGTGTACCTGTGTCAAAGTGCAGCACATACAAAACTCTGCAGGAATGTTGGTCTGCACAGGATCCACACTGTGTCTGGTGTGGCTCTAACAG TTGCACATTTGAAGATGAATGCCCAGATTCAGACTGGTTATCCATTCCTGATGATTACCAGCAGAAAATGGTTTCCTACAATGTTGTAAAGGACGGCACTGAGCAG ATCACACTAAACATCCAGACACACGTGACTGTGGGTCAGAACGCGAGGTCTAATTTCGCCTGTCAAATCTCTACAAGTTCCAATGAGTTTTGTAGCAGGGGAGGCCCTCCCCCACAGTTCCCACAATGCACCTGCATCCTCTCAAATAGTGCGCTTCCTGCTGAAG GCCTGGCTGTCACAGTAAAGATTAGACTTGGGACGAATCAGTGGTCGGAACAACTGAAGCTAATGAAGTGTTCTGACATCAGAGGACCACCTACCTCTGTCTT GTGTCAGCAGTGTATCGATGTCGGATGTGTCTGGAGCCAAAATGGCTGTTCCTGGGCAACTGCAGGAGTAAAGAAT TACAGTGTTTGCCAAATGGTGGAGTCAGGAATGAACTTTTCT AAGCCAGAGATCTCCTCCATCACTCCCAGTGTTGTGTCTTTCTACGGCAGAAACCACGCAGTGTTGTCAGGTCATAACCTCAGTGACGTGACCAGAGTGAGGATCCAGGCAGACATGGACTGCACTCCACAAGA ATCTCCTGTATGGAACAACACAGGTGTGAGTCTGACGTTCCACATTCCCAGTACTGATAGTAAAGGCGTGGTCAAAGTATGTGTTCTCCTCCCAGATGGCAGTTGCCATGGCAACTCTAAAATCACCTACAGGTCATTACCAGCCTGCACTGCCATTACACCAAACAGCAGCTGGATCAG TGGACATAGGAAGATCCAAGTCATGGGATCCCTGCTAGAGTTTGTGGAAGGGGTCATACACAGCCACGCCCCGCAGGAAGTCAGGCTTCCTCAAAACAGAAACTCTCAG attCTAACTTATGACATACCTGCTGAAAATACTCAGGGGATTTCTACCAGCACTGTGTCTCTGAAAGTTGCCAATGCAACCGTGGACTGCCCCACAAGCATCACCTACTATCCAGACCCCGAGTTTACTAGCTTCACATCAACGCAAGAAGGGGGAACCGTCCGCATCACCATACAG AAAAAGGCAGACAAACTGGAGCTGAGCAAAGCAGAGTTGTCAGTATGCGGCATCCAGGAGGAAAAATCTCACAAATGCTTTGTGGAATCCAAAAGCAAAAGTAACGAGACTGACTCCTTCATCTGTGTTATTAATAGCACATTAGACCCCAAGTTTCAGAAGTTGGAG attacaTATGGAGACAAAACAGTACCACTGACTCCAGTAGTGACTGACTCTACATCACATATGTACATGCTGATGTTGATTGTACTACTGCTGATACCCTGCATTATTGTTG CTGTGGTGATCATTTACCGAAGCCAGCAGAAGAAGCTAACTACTAAGATGAACAGGCGCATGGAAATCCTGGAGATGGACATCAGGAATGACATCAGACAAG GTTTTGTGGatctgcagacagagaaagctgacCTGATGGAAAACGTCGGGGCGATTCCTTTCCTTGACTACAAGCACTTTGCCTCCAGAATATTTTTTCCTGAG AGTGAAGCTTTGCTGACATCATGTATCAAAGACATTGGTCAG GACACTGTGAAGGTTCAGCTTGACGAGTGCTGCCAGGCTTTGTCCAGGCTGATCCAGGACCAGGTCTTCCTAACATCCATGGTGCACGCCCTGGAGGAGCAGAAGACTTTCACCATCAAAGACAA GTGTGCACTGGCATCTCTACTGACCATAGCTCTCCACAGCAACTTGTCGTACCTGACAGAGGTGATGGAGGTTCTGCTGAAGGCTCTGATGCAGCAGAGGAGCAATGCTCAGCCCAAATTGCTGCTGCGACGCACCGAGTCCACAGTGGAGAAGCTGCTGACCAACTGGATGTCCATCTGCCTCTACGGCTTCCTCCGG GAGAGTGTTGGCCAGCACCTGTTCCTGATGGTGAGCGCCCTCACGCAGCAGATTGCCAAAGGACCAGTGGACTGTGTGACAGAGAAGGCTCTGTACACACTCAGCGAGGACTGGCTGCTGTGGCAGGCTCAGGCCTTCAGCTccctg AAACTTAAGGTGCTATTTGCAGTGGGAAGCGACGGTGAAGTCAGCGAACCTCTGGAGGTCGACGCCCTCGACTGTGACACAGTAGAGCAGGTCAAAGAAAAAATCCTGTCTACCTTCAAAGCCAAGTTTGGTTTCCCTTACAACACCTCCGTCAGAGATGTTCGTATCG AGTTTGAGAAGGACCAATCGTTTGTTCCTCTTGAGGAAGTGGATGCTAGCTCAGAGGTTATCGGGGAGGTGACAATGCTCAACACACTCAAGCACTATGAG GTGTCTGACGGAGCCACGATCAAAGTGCTTTCTAAAAAGACTCATCCTCCTCTCAGCCCACAGGGGAGTCTGAAGG ATGATGAGAACTTCTCTGGAAAATACTTCCACTTG ATTGATCCTGATGTAGACGAGAACCACAGAAAGAaccaagagaagaagaagttcAAAGTGAAAGAAGTGTACCTCACCAAGCTGCTCTCCACAAAG gTGGCAGTGCATTCTTTTGTGGAGAACCTGTTCAGGTCTATCTGGGGGATGCCTCAAGGCAGAGCTCCGCATGCTGTCAAATACTTCTTCGACTTCCTGGACACTCAGGCAGACAACATGAAGATCACAGATCCAGATGTAATGCACATCTGGAGGACCAACAG TTTGCCTCTGCGCTTCTGGGTCAACATCCTGAAAAAccctcagtttgtttttgacATGGAGAAGGCTCCACATTTGGACGGCTGCCTGTCCGTCATCGCTCAGGCCTTCATGGACTCCTTCTCCCTCAGTGAGACCCAGCTGGGGAAG AACGCACCAACCAACAAGCTCCTGTATGCCAAAGACATTCCCAAGTACAAGCAGGAAGTGAAGGCTTACTACAAGCAGATCAGAGACCAGCCGCCAATCACCGGCAGAGAATTCAAGATCTTCCTGCAGGAGGAGTCAAAG aaacatgaaaatgaattcaATGAACCTGCAGCCCTCAGAGAACTCTTCAAATTCATACAGAGATACTTCACAGAG ATCACAGAGAAGTTGAACCAGAACGGCGCCCCCTCTGAGCTGACAGAGCAACTACATCATGTCAAAAGTTTGTTTGATGGACTGAAGAGCTGCTCCTGGAGCTGA